The genomic region TGCAGAACCCCGCTCCGGCGAGCATGATCGGCCAGCACGTCGCGCCGAATATTCCGGTAGGTAAAATCGGCTTTCGGGAAGGCATGTACATGGCTTCGACGGACGAATTGTACCTGACCGTAAAAGGCAAAGGCGGCCACGGAGCCATGCCAGACCAGCTCATCGACCCGGTCGTGATTGCTTCGCACATCATCGTCGCCCTGCAGCAGATCATCAGCCGCAACCGGAAGCCCGCCAACCCGTCGGTGCTGTCGTTCGGCCGGTTCATTGCCGACGGGGTGACGAACGTGATTCCGAACGAGGTGAAAATCGAAGGGACGTTCCGCTGCATGGACGAGGAATGGCGGGAAGACGGCCTGCGCCGAATGCGGAAAATGGCCGAAGGCATGGCCGAAGCCATGGGCGGAAGCTGCGAATTTGAGGTGGTGCGCGGGTATCCGTTCCTCAAAAACCACCCCGAATTGACGCGGCGCCTGCGTTCGGCGGCGGCCGGTTTTATGGGTGAAGAAAACATCATCAACCTCGACCTCTGGATGGCGGGCGAAGATTTTGCCTTTTATTCGCAGGTCGTAGACTCCTGTTTTTACCGCCTCGGCACCCGCAACGAATCGCGCGGCATTGTTTCCGGCGTCCATACGCCTACGTTCGACATCGACGAAACCGCGCTGGAAATCGGTCCGGGGCTGATGGCGTGGCTGGC from Tellurirhabdus rosea harbors:
- a CDS encoding M20 metallopeptidase family protein, with the translated sequence MQDLIKSLARQYAADIVANRRHLHANPELSFHEFNTARFVADSLKAIGLTPQEGVANTGLVALIEGRNPESRIVGLRADMDALPIHEANDVPYKSTVPGVMHACGHDVHTASLLGTARILHALRDQFEGTVKLVFQPAEEKAPGGASLMIKEGVLQNPAPASMIGQHVAPNIPVGKIGFREGMYMASTDELYLTVKGKGGHGAMPDQLIDPVVIASHIIVALQQIISRNRKPANPSVLSFGRFIADGVTNVIPNEVKIEGTFRCMDEEWREDGLRRMRKMAEGMAEAMGGSCEFEVVRGYPFLKNHPELTRRLRSAAAGFMGEENIINLDLWMAGEDFAFYSQVVDSCFYRLGTRNESRGIVSGVHTPTFDIDETALEIGPGLMAWLALEELKMKN